Proteins from one Archocentrus centrarchus isolate MPI-CPG fArcCen1 chromosome 8, fArcCen1, whole genome shotgun sequence genomic window:
- the LOC115784181 gene encoding immunoglobulin lambda-1 light chain-like isoform X2: protein MLVTLCALITALTCVSGVTVVTQKPVVSVRRGETATMDCNLGTVTNYAARWYKQIPGGVPQFVLSMKHSWSSPSYGSGFSSPKFTSTHQSTSDYRLIISNVEEGDSAVYYCHTWDDSAKQHVFGQGTKLTVTSSSLPAPVLTVFPPSSAELQSNKATLVCLSSQSVQFADVTWSAAGSPVSSGISTSTAVQRPDHTFQISSSLTIQTSDWNMDKVYTCKVSLGSQTSEKTIQKSGCPTE, encoded by the exons ATGCTGGTGACTCTCTGCGCTCTCATCACTGCTCTAACGT GTGTGAGTGGTGTGACGGTGGTGACACAGAAACCTGTTGTAtcagtgaggagaggagagacagcCACCATGGACTGTAACCTGGGGACTGTTACTAACTATGCTGCTCGTTGGTACAAACAGATTCCAGGAGGAGTTCCTCAATTTGTGCTGAGCATGAAACATAGCTGGAGTTCTCCAAGCTATGGTTCTGGGTTCTCTTCTCCAAAATTCACATCCACTCATCAGTCAACATCAGATTATCGTTTGATCATCAGCAATGTGGAGGAGGGAGACTCTGCAGTCTATTACTGTCACACATGGGATGACTCTGCTAAGCAGCAC GTATTTGGACAAGGAACCAAGCTGACTGTGACAA gctccagcctccctgctCCTGTCCTCACAGTCTTCCCTCCGTCCAGTGCTGAGCTCCAGTCCAACAAAGCCACTCTGGTCTGTCTGTCCAGTCAGTCTGTGCAATTTGCAGATGTGACCTGGTCGGCTGCTGGGAGTCCAGTGAGCAGTGGGATCTCTACCAGCACTGCTGTTCAGAGACCAGACCACACTTTCCAAATCAGCAGCTCTCTGACCATCCAGACATCAGACTGGAACATGGATAAGGTTTACACatgtaaagtgtctttgggcTCCCAGACTTCAGAGAAAACCATCCAGAAGTCAGGATGTCCCACTGAATAG
- the LOC115784181 gene encoding immunoglobulin lambda-1 light chain-like isoform X1 produces MLVTLCALITALTCVSGVTVVTQKPVVSVRRGETATMDCNLGTVTDSAARWYKQIPGGVPQFVLSMKHSWSSPTYGSGFSSPKFTSTHQSRSDYRLIINNVEEGDSAVYYCKTWDSSVNEYVFGQGTKLTVTSSSLPAPVLTVFPPSSAELQSNKATLVCLSSQSVQFADVTWSAAGSPVSSGISTSTAVQRPDHTFQISSSLTIQTSDWNMDKVYTCKVSLGSQTSEKTIQKSGCPTE; encoded by the exons ATGCTGGTGACTCTCTGCGCTCTCATCACTGCTCTAACAT GTGTGAGTGGTGTGACGGTGGTGACACAGAAACCTGTTGTAtcagtgaggagaggagagacagcCACCATGGACTGTAACCTGGGGACTGTTACTGACAGTGCTGCTCGTTGGTACAAACAGATTCCAGGAGGAGTTCCTCAGTTTGTGCTGAGCATGAAACATAGCTGGAGTTCTCCAACCTATGGTTCTGGGTTCTCCTCTCCAAAATTCACATCCACTCATCAGTCAAGATCCGATTATCGTTTGATCATCAACAATGTGGAGGAGGGAGACTCTGCAGTCTATTACTGTAAAACATGGGACAGCTCTGTTAATGAGTAC GTATTTGGACAAGGAACCAAGCTGACTGTGACAA gctccagcctccctgctCCTGTCCTCACAGTCTTCCCTCCGTCCAGTGCTGAGCTCCAGTCCAACAAAGCCACTCTGGTCTGTCTGTCCAGTCAGTCTGTGCAATTTGCAGATGTGACCTGGTCGGCTGCTGGGAGTCCAGTGAGCAGTGGGATCTCTACCAGCACTGCTGTTCAGAGACCAGACCACACTTTCCAAATCAGCAGCTCTCTGACCATCCAGACATCAGACTGGAACATGGATAAGGTTTACACatgtaaagtgtctttgggcTCCCAGACTTCAGAGAAAACCATCCAGAAGTCAGGATGTCCCACTGAATAG
- the LOC115784178 gene encoding immunoglobulin lambda-1 light chain-like isoform X2: protein MLVTLCALITALTCVSGVTLLTQKPVVSVRRGETATMDCNLGTSTNIACWYKQIPGGVPQFVLSMYHGWSSPSYGSGFSSPKFTSTHQSTSDYRLIISNVEEGDSAVYYCHTWDNSAKQDVFGQGTKLTVTSSSLPAPVLTVFPPSSAELQSIKATLVCLSSQSGPFADVTWSAAGSPVSSGISTSTAVQRPDHTFQISSSLTIQTSDWNMDKVYTCKVSLGSQTSEKTIQKSGCPTE from the exons ATGCTGGTGACTCTCTGCGCTCTCATCACTGCTCTAACAT GTGTGAGTGGTGTGACGTTGCTGACACAGAAACCTGTTGTAtcagtgaggagaggagagacagcCACCATGGACTGTAACCTGGGGACTAGTACTAATATTGCTTGTTGGTACAAACAGATTCCAGGAGGAGTTCCTCAGTTTGTGCTGAGCATGTATCATGGCTGGAGTTCTCCAAGCTATGGCTCTGGGTTCTCTTCTCCAAAATTCACATCCACTCATCAGTCAACATCAGATTATCGTTTAATCATCAGCAATGTGGAGGAGGGAGACTCTGCAGTCTATTACTGTCACACATGGGATAACTCTGCTAAGCAGGAC GTATTTGGACAAGGAACCAAGCTGACTGTGACAA gctccagcctccctgctCCTGTCCTCACAGTCTTCCCTCCGTCCAGTGCTGAGCTCCAGTCCATCAAAGCCACTCTGGTCTGTCTGTCCAGTCAGTCTGGACCTTTTGCAGATGTGACCTGGTCGGCTGCTGGGAGTCCAGTGAGCAGTGGGATCTCTACCAGCACTGCTGTTCAGAGACCAGACCACACTTTCCAAATCAGCAGCTCTCTGACCATCCAGACATCAGACTGGAACATGGATAAGGTTTACACatgtaaagtgtctttgggcTCCCAGACTTCAGAGAAAACCATCCAGAAGTCAGGATGTCCCACTGAATAG
- the LOC115784178 gene encoding immunoglobulin lambda-1 light chain-like isoform X1: MENMLVTLCALITALTCVSGVTVVTQKPVVSVRRGETVTIDCNLGTVENYAAAWHKQIPGGAPQHVVRMYHSWSSPEYGSGFSSPKFTSTYQSRTDYRLIINNVEEGDSAVYYCQTWDGSANSGVFGQGTKLTVTSSSLPAPVLTVFPPSSAELQSIKATLVCLSSQSGPFADVTWSAAGSPVSSGISTSTAVQRPDHTFQISSSLTIQTSDWNMDKVYTCKVSLGSQTSEKTIQKSGCPTE; encoded by the exons ATGGAGAACATGCTGGTGACTCTCTGTGCTCTCATCACTGCTCTAACAT GTGTGAGTGGTGTGACGGTGGTGACACAGAAACCTGTTGTAtcagtgaggagaggagagacagtCACCATAGACTGTAACCTGGGGACTGTTGAAAACTATGCTGCTGCTTGGCATAAACAGATTCCAGGAGGAGCTCCTCAGCATGTGGTGAGGATGTATCATAGCTGGAGTTCTCCAGAATATGGCTCTGGGTTCTCGTCTCCAAAATTCACATCAACCTATCAGTCAAGAACAGATTATCGTTTAATTATCAACAATGTGGAGGAGGGAGACTCTGCAGTCTATTACTGTCAGACATGGGACGGCTCTGCTAATAGTGGA GTATTTGGACAAGGAACCAAGCTGACTGTGACAA gctccagcctccctgctCCTGTCCTCACAGTCTTCCCTCCGTCCAGTGCTGAGCTCCAGTCCATCAAAGCCACTCTGGTCTGTCTGTCCAGTCAGTCTGGACCTTTTGCAGATGTGACCTGGTCGGCTGCTGGGAGTCCAGTGAGCAGTGGGATCTCTACCAGCACTGCTGTTCAGAGACCAGACCACACTTTCCAAATCAGCAGCTCTCTGACCATCCAGACATCAGACTGGAACATGGATAAGGTTTACACatgtaaagtgtctttgggcTCCCAGACTTCAGAGAAAACCATCCAGAAGTCAGGATGTCCCACTGAATAG